In Gemmatimonadota bacterium, the genomic window CACCTCCGCTGCGGTGGCGTTCCAGTTCATCATCGGCATGGTCCCGGACCACTCGATCGGGTGGAAATAGGCTGAATCCACCCGCATCAGCCGCTCCACCACGAACGGCAGGTCCTGTCGCTCCATGGTCATGACCAGCTCATGGTCGACGGGCCGGTCGAACGCGGAGCGGTAGCGGTCGATGTCTTCCTGCACGAACAGGTGCTCCCGAAGCGCTCCGAACACGCCCGTCAGATCGGGGGTGGCGTTGCCCTCCGCCACCGTGACCGCGCCGAGCGTGTCCACCTCCGCGAAGAAGCGGCCACCCAGGTGGTCCATGCCCGTGACGCGATTCTCGAGCGGAAGAGTCCCGGTTTGGGGGAAGCGCACGTGCACGATGGCCCGCTCGGCCGGAGCCAGCACCACGCTCTCGGACCAGGCCTCGCGCTCGTAGAGCCCGATGTCGGAGCCCACGACCTTCATGGGCGCGCCCCCGAACGAGAGATTGAACGTGCGGGTGTTGGACACGTTGGTGAGGAAGAAGCGCACCACTTCCCCCCGCTCCACGGTGAGACGGTAGTCGGGCTCGCCATTGAGCAGAAACACGTTGCCGAAGCGCCCCATGAGCGCATCGTTGGCGCGCTCCCTCCCGAAGGGCACGAGGGCATCGCCGTTCATCAACACGTCGTCCAGCACGACCACTTCCTCGCGGTGCGCCGGTGCGAAGTAGTCGGCCCGGGCCGGGCGCACCATGAGGTTGCCTGCAAGCCCCAGGTCCTTGAGCAGGTCCTCCCGGTGATGGGGGTGATACCAGTAGATGCCCGGGTCGGGCACGTGGATGGTGTACGTGAAGTCTCCGCCGGGCGGCACGAGCTCCTGCGTCACATGGGGGACGCCATCGGACGCGTTGTCGATACGGATGCCGTGCCAGTGGACCGTGGTCGGCCAGTCGATGCGGTTGCTGAACCGCACCGTGACGGTGGCCGCTTCATCCACCTGGATGAGCGGCCCCGGGATCTGGCCATTGAACCCATACACGATGTGGGTGCCACCGCGCAGGCGCCGCCGCACATAGGTGGCCGTCAACTCCAGCGTGTCCCCGTCCGCCAGACGGACCAACTCACGGGGGCGCACCCACGGCACGCGTTCGGGATCGTTCACGCTCGGCAGGAACGGAGTCGCATCCGGCGCCTCCAACTCCATGAGCGCGGGCAGCATGGTGATCCCAGCCGGCATCGGGGGGCGCAACCATCCGTCCCCGCCGGTGTGCGTGTGGTGCATCCCGTCCATCCCCGTCATCCCACCGGGGTCCTTCCCTACATCGATGCCACCCGCCCCTACGAGGTACTCCATCATGTCGGCGGGATACATGCGCGTGGAGGGAGATTGTCCACGCAGGACCAGTCTCCCCGTGCGCTCGGGCAGGTCAGCCGCCGGCTCCGCGCTCACCAACAGCACGAACTTGTCCAGGTCGATCACGCCCAGGTCGGTGCGGCCATTCCCGACCGGGCCCAGGCGAACCTCCGGGTAGAACGTCGGCGTGGTGAGCCAGGCCACATAGGTCGTGTATGCCCGGCCGTCCGGAGCTGCGCCCAGTTCCTGCGGACCCGGGAGCCCCGCGACCTCCAGCGTGGCCCGGTAGCGCACGTGACCATCC contains:
- a CDS encoding multicopper oxidase family protein, which codes for MARFRHAYPWLALLLGLAVPVGGAAQEAPFPGRSPDPCAGEPTEASGSADLYCMVLTAPVTLGRDIRARVDLRFAPSPFTVAVNVDGHVRYRATLEVAGLPGPQELGAAPDGRAYTTYVAWLTTPTFYPEVRLGPVGNGRTDLGVIDLDKFVLLVSAEPAADLPERTGRLVLRGQSPSTRMYPADMMEYLVGAGGIDVGKDPGGMTGMDGMHHTHTGGDGWLRPPMPAGITMLPALMELEAPDATPFLPSVNDPERVPWVRPRELVRLADGDTLELTATYVRRRLRGGTHIVYGFNGQIPGPLIQVDEAATVTVRFSNRIDWPTTVHWHGIRIDNASDGVPHVTQELVPPGGDFTYTIHVPDPGIYWYHPHHREDLLKDLGLAGNLMVRPARADYFAPAHREEVVVLDDVLMNGDALVPFGRERANDALMGRFGNVFLLNGEPDYRLTVERGEVVRFFLTNVSNTRTFNLSFGGAPMKVVGSDIGLYEREAWSESVVLAPAERAIVHVRFPQTGTLPLENRVTGMDHLGGRFFAEVDTLGAVTVAEGNATPDLTGVFGALREHLFVQEDIDRYRSAFDRPVDHELVMTMERQDLPFVVERLMRVDSAYFHPIEWSGTMPMMNWNATAAEVRWILRDPVTGREGMDIGWDFPLGEVRKIRVTNERRSFHAMQHPLHIHGQRFLVLSVNGMPNENLVWKDTVLVPVGATVDLLLELSNPGDWMMHCHISEHLESGMHSVFRVR